In Vreelandella piezotolerans, one genomic interval encodes:
- a CDS encoding TRAP transporter small permease subunit, which translates to MQTVERVVHGIEAVVRLFGWIAAWICVVLVALVAGDVVMRYLFSIGAVWLQELQWHLISPIALFGMSYLLFMGEQVRVDVFYERFPEALQRVIEVIGGLLLLAMGLYIAWLTLPWVEQSYLRNEASPNPGGLPLRWVLKALIPFGFLLLALQGLAHALRQGFALPNRGE; encoded by the coding sequence ATGCAAACCGTGGAACGCGTTGTCCACGGGATCGAGGCGGTGGTCCGGCTATTTGGCTGGATCGCCGCTTGGATCTGCGTGGTACTGGTGGCCCTAGTCGCAGGCGATGTGGTGATGCGCTACCTGTTCAGCATTGGCGCCGTGTGGCTACAAGAGTTGCAGTGGCACTTGATCTCCCCCATTGCGCTATTCGGTATGTCGTACCTTTTGTTCATGGGCGAACAGGTGCGGGTCGATGTGTTTTACGAGCGCTTTCCGGAAGCCTTACAGCGGGTGATCGAAGTGATTGGCGGCTTGCTGCTGCTGGCCATGGGGCTCTATATCGCCTGGTTAACGCTGCCCTGGGTCGAGCAGTCCTATCTTCGGAACGAGGCCTCTCCCAACCCAGGCGGCCTGCCGCTGCGCTGGGTGCTCAAAGCTCTTATCCCCTTCGGGTTTCTTTTATTGGCGCTTCAGGGCTTGGCCCATGCGCTGCGCCAAGGGTTTGCTCTACCAAACCGAGGTGAATAA